In Yersinia enterocolitica subsp. enterocolitica, one DNA window encodes the following:
- the rpsS gene encoding 30S ribosomal protein S19, with protein MPRSLKKGPFIDLHLLKKVEKAVESGDKKPIRTWSRRSTVFPNMIGLTIAVHNGRQHVPVFVSDEMVGHKLGEFAPTRTYRGHAADKKAKKR; from the coding sequence ATGCCACGTTCTCTCAAGAAAGGTCCCTTCATTGACCTGCACTTGCTGAAGAAGGTAGAGAAAGCGGTGGAAAGCGGAGACAAGAAGCCAATTCGGACTTGGTCCCGTCGTTCAACGGTCTTTCCAAATATGATCGGTTTGACCATCGCTGTCCATAATGGTCGTCAGCACGTTCCCGTTTTTGTTTCCGATGAAATGGTCGGTCACAAACTGGGCGAATTCGCGCCGACCCGTACTTATCGCGGCCATGCGGCCGATAAAAAGGCTAAAAAGCGCTAA
- the rplW gene encoding 50S ribosomal protein L23, producing MIREERLLKVLRAPHVSEKASAAMEKNNTIVLKVAKDATKAEIKAAVQKLFEVEVEDVNTLLVKGKSKRHGQRVGRRSDWKKAYVTLKEGQNLDFIGGAE from the coding sequence ATGATTCGTGAAGAACGTCTGCTGAAAGTACTGCGCGCGCCGCATGTATCTGAAAAAGCGTCCGCTGCGATGGAAAAGAATAACACCATCGTTCTCAAAGTTGCCAAAGACGCGACCAAAGCAGAAATTAAAGCTGCAGTGCAGAAACTGTTTGAAGTCGAAGTCGAAGACGTTAACACCTTGCTGGTTAAAGGCAAGAGTAAGCGTCACGGTCAGCGTGTTGGTCGTCGTAGCGACTGGAAAAAAGCTTACGTCACCCTGAAAGAAGGCCAGAATCTGGACTTCATCGGCGGCGCAGAGTAA
- the rpsQ gene encoding 30S ribosomal protein S17: protein MTDQIRTLQGRVVSDKMEKSMVVAIERVVKHPIYGKFIRRTTKLHVHDENNECGIGDVVEIRECRPLSKTKSWTLVRVVEKAIL, encoded by the coding sequence ATGACTGACCAAATCCGTACTCTGCAAGGTCGCGTAGTTAGTGACAAAATGGAGAAATCCATGGTTGTTGCTATCGAACGTGTGGTGAAGCACCCAATTTATGGGAAATTCATCCGTCGTACGACGAAATTGCATGTACATGACGAGAACAATGAATGTGGAATCGGTGACGTGGTAGAAATCCGCGAATGCCGTCCATTGTCAAAGACTAAGTCTTGGACACTTGTTCGCGTTGTAGAGAAAGCGATTCTGTAA
- the rpsH gene encoding 30S ribosomal protein S8, translated as MSMQDPIADMLTRIRNGQSANKVAVTMPSSKLKVAIANVLKEEGFIEDFKVEGDAKPVLELALKYFQGKAVVESIQRISRPGLRIYKKKDELPKVMAGLGIAVISTSKGVMTDRAARQAGLGGEIICYVA; from the coding sequence ATGAGCATGCAAGATCCGATCGCGGATATGCTGACCCGTATCCGTAACGGTCAATCCGCAAACAAAGTCGCGGTCACCATGCCTTCCTCCAAGCTGAAAGTGGCAATTGCCAACGTTCTGAAGGAAGAAGGTTTTATTGAAGATTTTAAAGTCGAAGGCGACGCCAAGCCTGTTCTGGAATTAGCTCTTAAGTATTTCCAGGGTAAGGCAGTGGTAGAAAGCATTCAACGTATCAGCCGTCCAGGTCTGCGCATCTATAAGAAAAAAGATGAGCTGCCAAAAGTTATGGCCGGTTTGGGTATCGCTGTTATTTCTACCTCTAAAGGTGTTATGACCGATCGTGCAGCTCGCCAAGCTGGTCTTGGTGGCGAGATTATCTGCTACGTAGCTTAA
- the rpmC gene encoding 50S ribosomal protein L29, whose amino-acid sequence MKAQELREKSVEELNTELLNLLREQFNLRMQAASGQLQQTHLSKQVRRNIARVKTLLTEKAGA is encoded by the coding sequence ATGAAAGCACAAGAGCTGCGTGAAAAAAGCGTTGAAGAGCTGAACACTGAGCTGCTCAACCTGCTGCGTGAGCAATTTAATTTGCGCATGCAGGCGGCTAGTGGCCAGCTGCAACAAACTCACCTGTCGAAACAAGTGCGCCGTAATATCGCACGTGTTAAGACTTTACTGACTGAAAAGGCGGGTGCGTAA
- the rpsN gene encoding 30S ribosomal protein S14 yields the protein MAKQSMKAREVVRVKLANKYRAQREELKAIISGVNSSDEDRWNAVLKLQSLPRDSSPSRQRNRCNQTGRPHGFLRKFGLSRIKVRETAMRGEIPGLKKASW from the coding sequence ATGGCTAAGCAATCAATGAAAGCACGCGAAGTCGTTCGCGTGAAACTAGCTAACAAATACCGCGCTCAACGCGAGGAATTAAAAGCTATTATCTCTGGTGTGAACTCATCCGACGAAGATCGTTGGAATGCTGTTCTGAAGCTGCAGTCTCTGCCGCGTGATTCCAGCCCGTCCCGTCAGCGTAATCGCTGCAACCAAACTGGTCGTCCGCATGGTTTCTTGCGGAAGTTCGGGTTGAGCCGTATTAAAGTCCGTGAAACCGCAATGCGCGGTGAAATCCCGGGCCTTAAAAAGGCTAGCTGGTAA
- the rpmD gene encoding 50S ribosomal protein L30, producing MAKTIKVTQTKSSIGRLPKHKATLIGLGLRRIGHTVEREDTPAVRGMVNLVSYMVKVEE from the coding sequence ATGGCAAAGACTATTAAAGTAACTCAAACAAAAAGCAGTATCGGTCGTTTGCCGAAACACAAGGCAACTCTGATCGGTTTAGGTCTGCGTCGTATTGGTCATACTGTAGAGCGTGAGGATACTCCTGCTGTACGTGGTATGGTCAACTTGGTTTCCTACATGGTTAAAGTTGAGGAGTAA
- the rplD gene encoding 50S ribosomal protein L4, with product MELIVKDAQSALTVSETTFGRDFNEALVHQVVVAYAAGARQGTRAQKTRAEVTGSGKKPWRQKGTGRARAGSVKSPIWRSGGVTFAAKPQDHSQKVNKKMYRGALKSILSELVRQDRLIIVEKFSVEAPKTKLLAQKLKDMALEDVLIITGELDENLFLAARNLYKVDVRDVAGIDPVSLIAFDKVVMTADAVKQVEEMLA from the coding sequence ATGGAATTAATAGTGAAAGACGCGCAAAGCGCGCTGACTGTTTCCGAAACTACCTTCGGTCGTGATTTCAACGAAGCGCTGGTACATCAGGTTGTTGTTGCTTATGCAGCAGGTGCCCGTCAAGGTACTCGTGCTCAGAAGACCCGCGCCGAAGTAACAGGTTCCGGTAAAAAACCGTGGCGCCAGAAAGGTACCGGCCGTGCGCGTGCAGGTTCTGTAAAGAGCCCAATCTGGCGTTCAGGTGGTGTGACCTTTGCTGCGAAGCCTCAGGACCACAGTCAGAAAGTAAATAAAAAGATGTACCGCGGCGCGCTGAAAAGCATTCTGTCCGAATTGGTACGTCAAGATCGTCTGATCATTGTCGAAAAGTTCTCTGTTGAAGCACCTAAAACTAAGTTGCTGGCACAGAAACTGAAAGATATGGCTCTGGAAGATGTACTGATCATCACTGGTGAACTGGACGAGAACTTGTTCTTGGCAGCTCGCAACCTGTATAAGGTTGATGTCCGTGATGTTGCTGGTATTGACCCAGTTAGCTTGATCGCCTTCGACAAAGTGGTTATGACTGCTGATGCTGTGAAGCAAGTTGAGGAGATGCTGGCATGA
- the rpsE gene encoding 30S ribosomal protein S5 has protein sequence MSHIEKQAGELQEKLIAVNRVSKTVKGGRIFSFTALTVVGDGNGRVGFGYGKAREVPAAIQKAMEKARRAMINVALDNGTLQHPVKGAHTGSRVFMQPASEGTGIIAGGAMRAVLEVAGVHNVLAKAYGSTNPINVVRATIAALEDMKSPEMVAAKRGKSVEEILGK, from the coding sequence ATGTCTCACATCGAAAAACAAGCTGGCGAACTGCAGGAAAAGCTGATCGCGGTAAACCGCGTATCTAAAACCGTAAAAGGTGGCCGTATTTTCAGCTTTACCGCACTGACAGTAGTTGGTGATGGTAACGGTCGCGTTGGTTTTGGCTACGGCAAAGCACGCGAAGTTCCGGCAGCGATCCAGAAAGCGATGGAAAAAGCCCGTCGCGCTATGATTAATGTTGCTTTGGATAACGGTACTCTGCAGCACCCTGTTAAAGGTGCTCACACAGGTTCCCGTGTATTCATGCAACCAGCTTCTGAAGGTACCGGTATCATCGCCGGTGGTGCAATGCGCGCCGTCTTAGAAGTTGCAGGGGTTCATAACGTTTTAGCTAAAGCATATGGTTCTACTAACCCGATTAACGTGGTTCGTGCAACTATCGCTGCTTTAGAAGATATGAAATCCCCAGAAATGGTCGCTGCTAAGCGTGGTAAGTCCGTCGAAGAAATTCTAGGGAAATAA
- the rplF gene encoding 50S ribosomal protein L6 — translation MSRVAKAPVVIPAGVEVKLNGQVISIKGKNGELTRTVHSAVEVKQEENTLTFAPREGAVDGWAQAGTTRALLNAMVIGVTEGFTKKLQLVGVGYRAAVKGNVVNLALGFSHPVDHELPAGITAECPTQTEIVLKGADKQVIGQVAADLRAYRRPEPYKGKGVRYADEVVRTKEAKKK, via the coding sequence ATGTCTCGTGTTGCAAAAGCACCCGTCGTCATTCCTGCCGGCGTAGAGGTAAAACTCAACGGTCAGGTTATTTCGATTAAGGGTAAGAACGGCGAGCTGACTCGTACCGTCCATAGTGCTGTTGAAGTTAAGCAAGAAGAAAATACACTGACTTTCGCTCCACGCGAAGGCGCTGTAGACGGTTGGGCCCAAGCGGGTACCACTCGTGCACTGCTTAATGCAATGGTCATTGGTGTTACCGAAGGCTTCACTAAGAAGCTTCAATTGGTAGGTGTAGGTTACCGTGCCGCAGTTAAAGGCAACGTGGTGAATTTAGCTTTAGGCTTCTCTCATCCAGTTGACCATGAATTGCCGGCTGGCATCACTGCTGAATGTCCGACCCAAACTGAAATCGTGCTGAAAGGCGCTGATAAGCAGGTGATTGGTCAGGTTGCAGCAGATTTACGTGCCTACCGTCGTCCTGAGCCTTATAAAGGCAAGGGTGTCCGTTACGCCGACGAAGTCGTGCGTACCAAAGAGGCTAAGAAGAAGTAA
- the rplV gene encoding 50S ribosomal protein L22 translates to METIAKHRHARSSAQKVRLVADLIRGKKVSQALETLAYTNKKAAGLVKKVLESAIANAEHNDGADIDDLKVTKIFVDEGPSMKRIMPRAKGRADRILKRTSHITVVVSDR, encoded by the coding sequence ATGGAAACTATCGCTAAACATCGCCACGCTCGTTCTTCTGCTCAGAAGGTTCGCTTGGTAGCGGACCTGATTCGCGGTAAGAAAGTGTCGCAAGCTCTGGAAACTCTGGCCTATACCAACAAGAAAGCTGCTGGTTTGGTTAAGAAGGTACTAGAGTCTGCCATTGCTAACGCAGAACACAACGATGGCGCTGACATCGATGATCTGAAAGTCACGAAGATTTTCGTAGACGAAGGCCCTAGCATGAAGCGCATTATGCCGCGTGCAAAAGGTCGTGCAGATCGCATCCTGAAGCGCACCAGCCACATTACTGTGGTTGTGTCCGATCGCTGA
- the rplB gene encoding 50S ribosomal protein L2, whose protein sequence is MAIVKCKPTSPGRRHVVKVVNPELHKGKPYAPLLEKLSKSGGRNNNGRITTRHIGGGHKQHYRLVDFKRNKDGIPAVVERLEYDPNRSANIALVLYKDGERRYILAPKGLKAGDQIQSGVDAAIKAGNTLPMRNIPVGSTVHNVEMKPGKGGQLARSAGAYVQIVARDGSYVTLRLRSGEMRKVLADCRATLGEVGNAEHMLRVLGKAGASRWRGIRPTVRGTAMNPVDHPHGGGEGRNFGKHPVTPWGVQTKGKKTRSNKRTDKFIVRRRSKK, encoded by the coding sequence ATGGCAATTGTTAAATGTAAACCTACGTCTCCGGGTCGTCGCCACGTTGTTAAAGTGGTTAACCCTGAGCTGCACAAGGGTAAGCCTTATGCCCCGTTGCTTGAGAAATTAAGCAAAAGCGGTGGCCGTAACAACAATGGCCGTATCACTACCCGTCATATCGGTGGTGGCCACAAGCAACATTATCGTCTGGTTGACTTCAAACGCAACAAAGATGGTATCCCTGCTGTGGTAGAGCGTCTGGAGTACGATCCGAACCGTTCCGCGAATATCGCGCTGGTTCTGTACAAAGACGGCGAACGCCGTTACATCCTGGCGCCGAAAGGCCTGAAAGCTGGTGACCAGATTCAATCTGGCGTAGATGCTGCAATTAAAGCAGGTAACACCCTGCCTATGCGTAACATCCCAGTTGGTTCAACGGTTCATAACGTAGAAATGAAACCAGGTAAAGGCGGCCAATTGGCTCGTTCTGCTGGTGCATACGTTCAGATCGTTGCTCGTGACGGTTCCTACGTTACTCTGCGTCTGCGCTCCGGCGAAATGCGCAAAGTTCTAGCTGATTGCCGCGCCACCTTAGGTGAAGTCGGTAACGCTGAACACATGCTGCGTGTCCTGGGTAAAGCAGGTGCTAGTCGTTGGCGTGGTATTCGTCCTACCGTTCGCGGTACGGCGATGAACCCGGTAGATCACCCACACGGTGGTGGTGAAGGTCGTAACTTTGGTAAGCACCCGGTAACCCCGTGGGGCGTTCAAACCAAAGGTAAGAAGACCCGTAGCAACAAGCGTACTGATAAGTTCATCGTACGTCGCCGTAGTAAAAAATAA
- the rplE gene encoding 50S ribosomal protein L5, producing MAKLHDYYKDEVVKQLMSQFDYNSVMQVPRVEKITLNMGVGEAIADKKLLDNAAADLAAISGQKPFITKARKSVAGFKIRQGYPIGCKVTLRGERMWEFLERLITIAVPRIRDFRGLSAKSFDGRGNYSMGVREQIIFPEIDYDKVDRVRGLDITITTTAKSDDEGRALLAAFKFPFRK from the coding sequence ATGGCGAAACTGCATGATTACTACAAAGACGAGGTAGTCAAACAACTGATGTCTCAGTTTGACTACAACTCTGTCATGCAAGTCCCTCGGGTCGAGAAGATCACCCTGAACATGGGTGTTGGTGAAGCGATCGCTGACAAGAAACTGCTGGATAATGCAGCAGCTGACTTGGCAGCAATCTCCGGCCAAAAGCCGTTTATCACCAAAGCACGCAAATCTGTTGCAGGCTTCAAAATCCGTCAGGGCTATCCGATCGGCTGTAAAGTAACCCTGCGTGGCGAACGCATGTGGGAATTCCTTGAGCGTCTGATTACCATTGCTGTACCTCGTATCCGTGACTTCCGTGGCTTGTCCGCTAAGTCATTCGATGGTCGTGGTAACTACAGCATGGGTGTGCGCGAGCAGATCATCTTCCCGGAAATCGACTACGATAAAGTCGATCGTGTGCGTGGTTTGGATATTACCATTACCACTACTGCGAAATCCGATGATGAAGGCCGTGCATTATTGGCTGCTTTTAAATTCCCATTCCGCAAGTAA
- the rplN gene encoding 50S ribosomal protein L14, with protein MIQEQTMLNVADNSGARRVMCIKVLGGSHRRYAGIGDIIKITIKEAIPRGKVKKGDVLKAVVVRTKKGVRRPDGSVIRFDGNACVILNNNSEQPIGTRIFGPVTRELRNEKFMKIISLAPEVL; from the coding sequence ATGATCCAAGAACAGACTATGCTGAACGTGGCCGACAACTCCGGTGCACGTCGCGTAATGTGTATCAAGGTTCTAGGTGGCTCGCACCGTCGCTACGCAGGCATCGGCGACATCATCAAGATCACCATCAAGGAAGCAATTCCTCGTGGCAAGGTGAAGAAAGGCGATGTTCTGAAGGCGGTAGTGGTGCGCACCAAGAAGGGTGTACGTCGCCCGGACGGTTCTGTCATTCGCTTCGATGGCAACGCTTGTGTTATTTTAAATAATAACAGCGAGCAGCCAATCGGCACGCGTATTTTTGGGCCGGTAACTCGTGAACTGCGTAATGAGAAGTTCATGAAAATTATCTCTCTGGCACCAGAAGTACTCTAA
- the secY gene encoding preprotein translocase subunit SecY codes for MAKQPGLDFQSAKGGLGELKRRLLFVIGALIVFRIGSFIPIPGIDATVLAKLLEQQRGTIIEMFNMFSGGALSRASIFALGIMPYISASIIIQLLTVVHPALAEIKKEGEAGRRKISQYTRYGTLVLAIFQSIGIATGLPNMPGMQGLVINPGFAFYFTAVVSLVTGTMFLMWLGEQITERGIGNGISIIIFAGIVAGLPPAIAHTIEQARQGDLHFLLLLLVAVLVFAVTFFVVFIERGQRRIVVNYAKRQQGRRVYAAQSTHLPLKVNMAGVIPAIFASSIILFPATIASWFGGGTGWNWLTTISMYLQPGQPLYVLLYASAIIFFCFFYTALVFNPRETADNLKKSGAFVPGIRPGEQTAKYIDKVMTRLTLIGAMYITFICLIPEFMRDAMKVPFYFGGTSLLIVVVVIMDFMAQVQTLMMSSQYESALKKANLKGYNR; via the coding sequence ATGGCTAAGCAACCAGGATTAGATTTTCAAAGTGCTAAAGGCGGATTAGGCGAACTGAAGCGCAGACTTTTGTTTGTTATCGGTGCGCTTATTGTTTTCCGTATCGGCTCTTTCATTCCGATTCCTGGTATCGATGCCACTGTGCTTGCTAAATTGCTCGAGCAGCAGAGAGGGACCATCATTGAAATGTTTAACATGTTCTCTGGTGGTGCTCTCAGTCGTGCTTCTATCTTTGCCTTGGGTATCATGCCGTATATTTCGGCGTCGATTATTATCCAACTGCTGACGGTGGTTCATCCAGCGTTAGCAGAGATAAAGAAAGAAGGGGAGGCTGGCCGTCGTAAGATTAGTCAGTACACCCGCTATGGCACGTTGGTATTGGCTATATTCCAATCGATCGGTATTGCTACCGGTCTACCGAATATGCCTGGGATGCAAGGTCTGGTAATCAATCCAGGCTTTGCCTTCTATTTTACCGCTGTTGTTAGCTTGGTTACAGGGACTATGTTCCTAATGTGGCTGGGCGAACAGATTACTGAGCGTGGTATCGGTAACGGTATTTCAATCATAATCTTTGCTGGTATTGTTGCCGGTCTTCCACCTGCAATAGCCCATACCATCGAGCAAGCTCGGCAAGGCGACCTGCACTTCCTCCTGTTGCTGTTGGTTGCAGTATTAGTGTTTGCAGTAACCTTCTTCGTTGTTTTCATTGAACGTGGTCAGCGTCGTATCGTCGTTAACTATGCTAAACGTCAACAAGGTCGTCGTGTTTATGCAGCACAGAGCACACACTTACCGTTGAAAGTAAATATGGCTGGGGTTATCCCTGCAATCTTTGCTTCCAGCATAATTCTGTTCCCTGCCACGATTGCATCATGGTTTGGGGGCGGGACAGGTTGGAACTGGCTGACGACTATTTCGATGTATTTGCAGCCGGGACAGCCGCTTTATGTGTTACTCTATGCGTCTGCAATCATCTTCTTCTGTTTCTTCTACACGGCGTTGGTGTTTAACCCGCGTGAAACAGCAGATAACCTGAAGAAGTCCGGTGCATTCGTGCCAGGAATTCGTCCGGGAGAGCAAACGGCGAAGTACATCGATAAAGTAATGACGCGTCTAACCTTAATTGGTGCGATGTATATTACTTTCATCTGCCTGATCCCGGAGTTCATGCGTGACGCGATGAAAGTACCATTTTACTTTGGTGGTACCTCCCTACTTATCGTAGTGGTGGTCATCATGGACTTTATGGCTCAAGTGCAAACTCTGATGATGTCTAGTCAGTACGAGTCTGCATTGAAGAAAGCAAACCTGAAAGGCTATAACCGCTAA
- the rpsC gene encoding 30S ribosomal protein S3 gives MGQKVHPNGIRLGIVKAWNSTWYANTKEFADNLDSDFKVRQFLTKELAKASVSRIVIERPAKSIRVTIHTARPGIVIGKKGEDVEKLRKVVADIAGVPAQINIAEVRKPELDAKLVADSITSQLERRVMFRRAMKRAVQNAMRLGAKGIKVEVSGRLGGAEIARTEWYREGRVPLHTLRADIDYNTSEAHTTYGVIGVKVWIFKGEILGGMAAVEQPEPAAQPKKQQRKGRK, from the coding sequence ATGGGTCAGAAAGTACATCCTAATGGTATTCGACTAGGTATTGTCAAAGCTTGGAACTCTACCTGGTACGCAAATACCAAAGAATTCGCTGACAACCTGGACAGCGACTTTAAAGTTCGCCAATTCCTGACTAAGGAATTAGCGAAAGCTTCCGTTTCTCGCATCGTTATCGAGCGTCCAGCGAAGAGCATCCGTGTGACTATTCACACCGCTCGCCCTGGCATCGTTATCGGCAAGAAAGGTGAAGATGTCGAAAAACTGCGTAAGGTCGTAGCGGATATCGCTGGCGTTCCTGCACAGATTAACATCGCCGAAGTCCGTAAACCGGAACTGGACGCAAAATTGGTTGCTGATAGCATCACTTCACAGCTGGAACGTCGTGTTATGTTCCGTCGTGCTATGAAGCGTGCTGTACAGAACGCAATGCGTCTTGGCGCTAAAGGTATCAAAGTTGAAGTAAGCGGCCGTCTTGGCGGTGCTGAAATCGCGCGTACCGAATGGTACCGTGAAGGTCGTGTTCCGTTGCATACACTGCGTGCGGATATCGATTACAACACATCTGAAGCGCACACCACTTATGGTGTAATCGGCGTTAAGGTATGGATCTTCAAAGGTGAGATCTTGGGTGGTATGGCTGCTGTTGAACAACCGGAACCGGCTGCTCAACCTAAAAAGCAGCAGCGTAAAGGCCGCAAGTAA
- the rplC gene encoding 50S ribosomal protein L3 has translation MIGLVGKKVGMTRIFTEDGVSIPVTVIEIEANRVTQVKSLENDGYRAVQVTTGAKKANRVTKPEAGHFAKAGVEAGRGLWEFRLPEGQEFTAGQEISVEIFADVKKVDVTGTSKGKGFAGTVKRWNFRTQDATHGNSLSHRVPGSIGQNQTPGKVFKGKKMAGHLGDERVTVQSLDVVRVDAERNLLLVKGAVPGATGGNLIVKPAVKA, from the coding sequence ATGATTGGTTTAGTCGGTAAGAAAGTGGGCATGACTCGTATCTTCACAGAAGATGGCGTTTCAATCCCAGTAACTGTTATCGAAATTGAAGCGAACCGCGTAACTCAGGTCAAAAGCCTGGAGAACGACGGATACCGTGCTGTGCAAGTAACTACCGGTGCTAAAAAAGCTAACCGCGTTACTAAACCAGAAGCGGGTCATTTCGCTAAAGCTGGCGTAGAAGCTGGCCGTGGTCTGTGGGAATTCCGCCTTCCAGAAGGTCAAGAGTTCACTGCTGGCCAAGAAATTAGCGTCGAGATTTTCGCAGACGTTAAGAAAGTTGACGTTACAGGTACGTCTAAAGGTAAAGGTTTTGCCGGTACTGTTAAGCGCTGGAACTTCCGTACCCAAGATGCTACCCATGGTAACTCCTTGTCTCACCGTGTTCCGGGTTCTATCGGTCAAAACCAGACTCCGGGCAAAGTGTTTAAAGGCAAGAAAATGGCAGGCCACCTGGGTGACGAGCGTGTAACCGTTCAAAGCCTGGACGTAGTACGTGTTGACGCTGAGCGCAACCTGCTGCTGGTTAAGGGTGCTGTACCGGGCGCAACCGGTGGCAACCTGATCGTTAAACCAGCTGTGAAGGCGTAA
- the rplP gene encoding 50S ribosomal protein L16, with product MLQPKRTKFRKMHKGRNRGLAQGTDVSFGEFGLKACGRCRLTARQIEAARRAMTRAIKRQGKVWIRVFPDKPITEKPLEVRMGKGKGNVEYWVALIQPGKVLFEMAGVPEETAREAFKLAAAKLPVGTTFVTKTVM from the coding sequence ATGTTACAACCAAAGCGTACAAAATTCCGTAAGATGCACAAAGGCCGTAACCGTGGCCTTGCGCAAGGTACGGATGTTAGCTTCGGTGAGTTCGGCCTGAAAGCTTGTGGCCGTTGCCGCCTGACGGCTCGTCAAATCGAAGCAGCCCGTCGTGCGATGACACGTGCAATTAAGCGTCAAGGTAAGGTCTGGATCCGTGTATTCCCGGACAAACCGATCACCGAGAAGCCGCTCGAAGTGCGTATGGGTAAAGGTAAGGGTAACGTAGAGTATTGGGTTGCCCTGATCCAGCCAGGAAAAGTTTTATTTGAAATGGCTGGTGTGCCGGAAGAAACTGCTCGCGAAGCATTTAAGCTCGCTGCAGCGAAACTGCCTGTAGGAACCACCTTTGTAACTAAGACGGTGATGTAA
- the rplX gene encoding 50S ribosomal protein L24, which produces MAAKIRRDDEVIVLTGKDKGKRGKVKNVLSASKVIVEGINLVKKHQKPVPALNQPGGIVEKEAAIQVSNIALFNAATGKADRVGFRFEDGKKVRFFKSNSETIK; this is translated from the coding sequence ATGGCAGCGAAAATCCGTCGTGATGACGAAGTTATCGTGCTAACCGGGAAAGACAAAGGTAAGCGCGGTAAAGTAAAGAATGTCCTGTCTGCTAGTAAGGTCATTGTTGAAGGTATCAACCTGGTTAAAAAACATCAGAAGCCGGTTCCGGCCCTGAATCAACCAGGTGGCATTGTTGAAAAAGAAGCTGCAATTCAAGTTTCCAACATTGCGCTGTTCAACGCGGCAACTGGTAAGGCTGACCGTGTAGGCTTTAGATTTGAAGACGGGAAAAAAGTCCGTTTCTTTAAATCTAATAGCGAAACTATCAAGTAA
- the rplR gene encoding 50S ribosomal protein L18: MDKKAARIRRATRARRKLKELGATRLVVHRTPRHIYAQVIAPNGSEILVAASTVEKAINEQLKYAGNKDAAAAVGKAVAERALEKGITKVSFDRSGFQYHGRVQALADAAREAGLQF; the protein is encoded by the coding sequence ATGGATAAGAAAGCAGCTCGTATCCGTCGTGCGACCCGCGCACGCCGCAAGCTCAAAGAACTGGGTGCGACTCGCCTGGTGGTACATCGTACCCCACGCCATATTTACGCGCAGGTTATCGCACCAAACGGTTCTGAAATTTTGGTAGCAGCTTCTACTGTAGAAAAAGCTATCAATGAGCAATTGAAGTACGCCGGCAACAAAGATGCCGCCGCAGCTGTAGGTAAAGCTGTTGCAGAGCGCGCATTGGAAAAAGGGATCACGAAAGTATCCTTTGACCGTTCCGGTTTCCAATATCATGGTCGAGTCCAGGCACTGGCAGATGCTGCCCGTGAAGCTGGCCTTCAGTTCTAA
- the rplO gene encoding 50S ribosomal protein L15, producing the protein MRLNTLSPAEGAKHAPKRVGRGIGSGLGKTAGRGHKGQNSRSGGGVRRGFEGGQMPLYRRLPKFGFTSRKAMITAEVRLSELALVEGDVIDLNTLKAANVVGTQIEFAKVMLSGEITRAVTLRGLRVTKGARAAIEAAGGKIEE; encoded by the coding sequence ATGCGTTTAAATACTCTGTCTCCGGCTGAAGGTGCCAAGCATGCGCCGAAGCGTGTAGGTCGTGGTATCGGTTCTGGCCTGGGTAAAACTGCTGGTCGTGGTCACAAAGGTCAGAACTCACGTTCTGGTGGTGGCGTACGTCGTGGTTTTGAAGGTGGTCAGATGCCTTTATATCGTCGTTTGCCGAAATTCGGCTTCACCTCTCGCAAAGCTATGATCACGGCAGAAGTTCGTCTGTCTGAACTGGCTTTAGTGGAAGGCGACGTAATCGACCTGAACACGCTGAAAGCCGCTAACGTTGTTGGTACCCAGATTGAGTTCGCGAAAGTTATGCTTTCAGGCGAAATCACTCGTGCGGTAACTCTTCGTGGTCTGCGTGTCACCAAAGGCGCTCGTGCTGCTATCGAAGCTGCTGGCGGTAAAATTGAGGAATAA